The proteins below come from a single Pieris brassicae chromosome 1, ilPieBrab1.1, whole genome shotgun sequence genomic window:
- the LOC123715887 gene encoding keratin-associated protein 19-2-like isoform X2 codes for MKFLIVVALAVAAVSAEEAKKTEKRGVAGLGYGGLGYSGLAGSGLGGYGGYSGLGYAGNGGYGGYGGYGGGYGGYGGYGGYAPVAVSKVSYTTDHTGYSGLGGYGGYGGYGSYGNGYYGSSAAGYGGLGYGGYGHGLGYGYH; via the exons ATGAAATTCTTG ATTGTAGTTGCTCTTGCCGTCGCGGCAGTGTCCGCTGAAGAAGCGAAGAAGACCGAGAAGCGCGGTGTTGCCGGTCTCGGTTATGGGGGTCTTGGCTACAGTGGCCTTGCCGGCTCTGGACTCGGTGGTTATGGTGGCTACAGCGGACTAGGCTACGCTGGTAATGGAGGTTACGGCGGATACGGCGGATACGGTGGTGGATACGGCGGATACGGAGGATACGGTGGTTACG CACCCGTTGCAGTAAGCAAAGTTTCCTACACTACTGACCACACCGGTTACAGCGGTCTTGGTGGTTACGGAGGATACG gTGGATACGGCTCATACGGAAACGGCTACTACGGCTCCTCAGCTGCCGGTTACGGAGGTCTTGGCTACGGCGGTTACGGCCACGGTCTTGGCTACGGATACCACTAA
- the LOC123715887 gene encoding glycine-rich cell wall structural protein-like isoform X1 produces the protein MKFLIVVALAVAAVSAEEAKKTEKRGVAGLGYGGLGYSGLAGSGLGGYGGYSGLGYAGNGGYGGYGGYGGGYGGYGGYGGYAPVAVSKVSYTTDHTGYSGLGGYGGYGSHGLGGLGGYGSYGGYGGYGSYGNGYYGSSAAGYGGLGYGGYGHGLGYGYH, from the exons ATGAAATTCTTG ATTGTAGTTGCTCTTGCCGTCGCGGCAGTGTCCGCTGAAGAAGCGAAGAAGACCGAGAAGCGCGGTGTTGCCGGTCTCGGTTATGGGGGTCTTGGCTACAGTGGCCTTGCCGGCTCTGGACTCGGTGGTTATGGTGGCTACAGCGGACTAGGCTACGCTGGTAATGGAGGTTACGGCGGATACGGCGGATACGGTGGTGGATACGGCGGATACGGAGGATACGGTGGTTACG CACCCGTTGCAGTAAGCAAAGTTTCCTACACTACTGACCACACCGGTTACAGCGGTCTTGGTGGTTACGGAGGATACGGTAGCCACGGTCTCGGAGGTCTCGGAGGTTACGGAAGTTACGGAGGATAcg gTGGATACGGCTCATACGGAAACGGCTACTACGGCTCCTCAGCTGCCGGTTACGGAGGTCTTGGCTACGGCGGTTACGGCCACGGTCTTGGCTACGGATACCACTAA